One window from the genome of Salvia miltiorrhiza cultivar Shanhuang (shh) chromosome 7, IMPLAD_Smil_shh, whole genome shotgun sequence encodes:
- the LOC130995902 gene encoding cell division control protein 48 homolog B: protein MAISSKSSATAAWRAEEAIAGNFEALQALRELISYPILYSRESKSLGLKWPRGLLLYGPPGTGKTSLVRAVVRECDAHLSIISPHSVHKSHAGESEKILREAFDEAAYHATSGKPSVIFIDEIDALCPRRDSRREQDIRIATQLSLLMDKNKSFLTSGSHVLVVASTNRVDSIEPALRRSGRFDAEIEVSTPNENERIQILKLYTKKLPLAPTVNLEGIAASCNGYVGADLEALCREAAMSALKRSSNVEQDANKCSITVDDWKQAKSVVGPSITRGVTVEIPKVFWDDIGGLNDVKKKLRQAVEWPLKHSSTFSRLGVSPVRGILLHGPPGCSKTTLAKAAACAAQASFFSLSGAELYSMYVGEGEALLRNTFRKARLAAPSIIFFDEADVVAAKRGGSSNGSSTVGERLLTTMLTEMDGLEQAKGILVLAATNRPHAIDAALMRPGRFDIVLYVPPPDLEGRHEILGVHTRKMKIDKDVNLREIAEDTELFTGAELEGLCKEAGIVALREDISATVVCSRHFEAVMRSVKPALSREDVDSYASFGKNPCKRLCAPSEAEYKQQSRGSKSVLLAAVGVVGIVLFSGLKSSISVYSESISRELPAT, encoded by the exons ATGGCCATTTCAAGCAAAAGCAGCGCCACCGCTGCATGGAGGGCGGAGGAGGCTATCGCTGGAAATTTTGAAGCTTTACAAGCGCTGAGGGAGCTCATCTCATACCCTATACTCTACTCTCGCGAATCCAAATCACTCGGTTTAAAA TGGCCTCGTGGTTTGCTGCTTTATGGACCGCCAGGCACGGGGAAG ACAAGCTTGGTTCGAGCCGTCGTTCGCGAATGTGATGCGCATTTGAGCATCATTAG CCCACATTCTGTTCACAAATCACATGCTGGAGAAAGTGAGAAAATTTTGCGTGAGGCTTTTGATGAAGCAGCATATCATGCAACATCCGGAAAACCTTCAGTTATCTTCATTGATGAAATAGATGCACTTTGCCCTCGTCGAGACTCGAG GAGGGAACAAGATATTCGCATAGCTACTCAGCTCTCCTTGTTGATGGACAAAAACAAATCTTTCTTGACGTCTGGATCACATGTATTGGTGGTTGCATCAACTAATAG AGTTGATTCAATTGAACCTGCTCTGAGACGTTCAGGACGTTTTGATGCTGAGATTGAAGTCTCCACTCCCAATGAAAATGAACGCATTCAAATATTGAAG CTCTATACAAAGAAGCTTCCTTTGGCTCCAACTGTGAACCTAGAAGGCATAGCTGCATCTTGTAATGGTTATGTTGGGGCAGATTTAGAAGCTCTATGTCGTGAGGCTGCCATGTCCGCTCTGAAGAGATCTTCCAATGTAGAACAGGATGCTAATAAGTGTAGTATAACTGTGGATGATTGGAAGCAAGCTAAGTCTGTAGTTGGCCCCAGCATAACTAGAGGTGTTACTGTGGAAATTCCAAAGGTCTTCTGGGATGACATTGGAGGGCTAAATGATGTGAAG AAAAAGCTTCGGCAAGCAGTTGAATGGCCCTTGAAACATTCTTCAACATTTTCAAGGCTGGGGGTATCACCTGTCCGTGGTATACTTCTTCATGGGCCTCCAGGGTGCTCAAAAACAACCCTTGCTAAGGCTGCTGCTTGTGCTGCACAAGCTTCCTTTTTCTCTTTGAG TGGTGCAGAGCTATATTCCATGTATGTTGGTGAGGGTGAAGCTTTATTGCGCAATACATTTAGGAAGGCTCGTTTGGCTGcaccaagcataatattttttgatGAGGCTGATGTGGTTGCTGCGAAGAG AGGAGGAAGCTCAAATGGGAGTTCAACTGTTGGGGAACGACTTCTCACTACTATGTTGACAGAAATGGATGGCTTAGAGCAGGCTAAA GGGATTCTTGTTCTGGCCGCTACAAATCGTCCTCATGCAATTGACGCTGCGCTTATGCGTCCCGGACGCTTTGATATA GTGCTTTACGTCCCACCACCAGATCTAGAAGGTAGACACGAGATCCTTGGTGTACATACACGAAAAATGAAGATAGACAAGGACGTTAATCTCAGAGAAATAGCAGAAGATACTGAGCTCTTCACCGGAGCTGAGCTAGAGGGTTTGTGCAAAGAGGCAGGAATCGTTGCTTTAAGGGAAGACATATCCGCGACAGTCGTGTGCAGCAGACATTTCGAGGCTGTGATGAGATCTGTGAAGCCAGCTCTTAGCCGAGAAGATGTCGACTCTTACGCCTCATTCGGAAAGAATCCATGTAAGAGACTTTGTGCTCCATCGGAAGCTGAGTACAAGCAGCAAAGCAGAGGGAGCAAGAGTGTGCTGCTGGCTGCAGTAGGTGTAGTTGGTATAGTTCTCTTTAGTGGTCTCAAGAGTAGTATTAGTGTCTACAGTGAGAGCATCTCCAGAGAGCTACCAGCGACTTAA
- the LOC130995908 gene encoding protein SPIRAL1-like 1, with the protein MGRGVSSGGGQSSLGYLFGSGEAPKPAVGKAQAAPSESSVASKEPSPKPNAALKPVDVSKQIPAGIHSSTTNNYVRADGQSTCNFITDRPSTKVHAAPGGGSSLGYLFGGGSSSN; encoded by the exons ATGGGTCGTGGAGTTAGCAGCGGTGGAGGGCAGAGTTCGTTGGGTTACTTGTTTGGTAGCGGTGAGGCTCCAAAACCAGCAGTGGGGAAAGCACAAGCTGCACCGAGTGAGAGTAGTGTTGCTAGTAAAGAACCTTCGCCAAAGCCTAATGCCGCTCTTAAGCCAGTAGACGTTAGCAAGCAGATTCCTGCAGGGATTCATAGTAGCACCACCAACAATTACGTCAGAGCAGATGGTCAGAGTACTTGCAATTTTATCACG GATCGACCATCAACTAAGGTTCATGCTGCTCCCGGAGGAGGTTCTTCTTTGGGTTACCTTTTTGGTggcggcagcagcagcaactaA
- the LOC130995903 gene encoding pre-mRNA-splicing factor ATP-dependent RNA helicase DEAH10-like — protein sequence MPSMASNKPNHTAQINHINSPKPDFIARRQKIEKHRKALPIAAVEKRLVEEVRNNDVLIIVGETGSGKTTQLPQYLFNGGFCRNGGVIGITQPRRLAAVTVAKRVAEECGVTLGQKVGYAIRFDDVTSPSTMIKYLTDGLLLREALLDPFLSKYSVIIVDEAHERTVHTDVLLGLLKTVQKTRSHVHNQLIKAENGIQLEKENEVLKHNQGKKLSPLKLIIMSASLDAKIFSDYFGSARAMHVQGRQYPVDVLYTHQPETDYVDATLITIFQIHLEEGPGDILVFLTGQEEIESIERLIQERLPRLPESKCKLLVFPIFASLPSEKQMKVFMPPPSGFRKWPCWLRWTGKCYRLYPENEFYKLKASTTPEIKRCNLANVILQLKTLGVDDILGFDFIEEPGRMAIIKSLELLFLLGALTDGSKLSDPVGHQLARLPLDPIYSKALVVANQFNCLEEMLIIVALLSVESIYYAPREKLEESRTALRSFSSLEGDHLTLLKIYRASDEFLENSKLVGSSDKAEKKLRKWCKQNFINSRSLKHARDIHSQIQRNVQQMGLGVTSCGDDMLPLRRCSLTVLTGVCLVV from the exons ATGCCGTCAATGGCCTCCAACAAACCTAATCACACTGCCCAAATCAATCATATCAATAGCCCTAAACCCGACTTCATCGCCAG GAGGCAAAAAATCGAGAAGCACAGGAAAGCTCTGCCAATTGCTGCGG TCGAAAAGAGACTAGTGGAGGAGGTTCGCAATAACGACGTACTAATTATTGTTGGGGAAACCGGCAGTGGGAAGACAACAC AGTTACCACAATATCTATTTAATGGAGGGTTTTGCCGCAATGGTGGAGTCATTGGGATAACTCAACCTAGACGTCTTGCTGCTGTTACAGTCGCTAAAAGGGTTGCCGAGGAATGTGGAGTAACATTAGGCCAAAAGGTTGGATATGCCATTAGATTTGATGATGTGACTTCTCCCTCAACAATGATTAAATACCTGACGGATGGCTTGTTATTGAG GGAAGCATTATTGGATCCATTTCTCTCTAAATATTCAGTTATTATTGTGGATGAGGCTCATGAGAGAACAGTTCACACTGATGTATTACTTGGTCTATTGAAGACTGTTCAAAAAACAAGGTCGCATGTACATAATCAACTTATAAAAGCTGAGAATGGCATACAGTTGGAAAAAGAGAATGAGGTTCTGAAGCACAATCAAGGCAAAAAGTTATCCCCATTGAAGTTAATTATTATGTCTGCCAGTCTGGATGCAAAAATCTTTTCCGATTATTTTGGTAGTGCTAGAGCTATGCATGTCCAAGGCCGACAATATCCTGTTGATGTACTATACACTCATCAACCAGAGACTGATTACGTAGATGCAACCTTGATTACTATATTTCAG ATACATCTAGAGGAAGGACCAGGCGATATACTTGTGTTCTTAACTGGCCAAGAAGAGATTGAATCCATTGAAAGGCTCATCCAGGAGCGTCTTCCTAGATTACCTGAGAGTAAATGCAAGCTCCTGGTATTTCCGATATTTGCATCTCTTCCATCAGAGAAACAAATGAAAGTCTTCATGCCTCCACCAAGTGGTTTTCGTAAG TGGCCGTGCTGGCTGAGATGGACCGGGAAATGCTACCGCCTTTATCCGGAGAATGAATTTTACAAACTGAAAGCTTCTACAACACCTGAAATCAAAAGGTGCAACcttgcaaatgtaattttgcaGCTTAAAACTCTAGGTGTTGATGATATTCTTGGCTTCGACTTCATTGAAGAACCAGGCAG GATGGCCATCATCAAGTCACTGGAGTTGTTATTCTTGTTAGGTGCCCTTACGGATGGAAGTAAATTGTCCGATCCAGTTGGTCATCAACTGGCCAGGCTTCCACTGGATCCGATCTATTCTAAGGCTCTTGTTGTTGCCAATCAATTTAATTGCTTGGAGGAGATGTTAATAATTGTTGCATTGCTCTCAGTCGAATCCATATATTATGCTCCCCGTGAAAAATTGGAAGAG TCTCGAACTGCCTTGAGAAGCTTTTCAAGTTTAGAGGGCGACCATTTGACGTTACTAAAGATATATCGTGCTTCTGATGAGTTTTTGGAGAATAGCAAGCTGGTAGGTAGTTCTGATAAGGCTGAAAAGAAACTCAGAAAATGGTGCAAGCAGAATTTTATCAACAGCCGCTCTTTAAAACATGCCCGTGATATCCATAG TCAAATACAGAGGAATGTTCAGCAAATGGGTCTTGGTGTGACTTCATGTGGGGATGACATGCTTCCACTGCGCAGATGCAGCCTGACGGTACTTACAG GGGTTTGTCTAGTGGTCTGA
- the LOC130995907 gene encoding ubiquinone biosynthesis protein COQ4 homolog, mitochondrial: MIGGGRVKLKGWQQAAVAVGSAVGALLDLRRADLIAALGETTGKPAFQRVLERMKTSPEGRAVLLERPRVISANVGHAWDLPPNTFGAAYAKFMGSRNFSPDDRPPVRFMETEEIAYVATRAREVHDFWHTLFDLPTNLIGESALKVIEFEQMLLPMCALSVAGGTARFSRSQRNLFYQHYFPWALRAGVRCTDLMCVYYERHFDEDLEDVRRIWGIVPAPPPPLRAA; encoded by the exons ATGATAGGGGGTGGTCGAGTGAAACTCAAGGGATGGCAGCAAGCTGCTGTTGCAGTTGGATCAGCTGTTGGAGCGTTGTTGGATCTGCGAAGAGCTGATTTGATAGCTGCTCTTGGGGAGACCACTGGAAAGCCCGCATTTCAAAGGGTTCTTGAGAGAATGAAGACAAGTCCAGAAGGGAGG GCTGTACTACTGGAGCGCCCTCGTGTCATCTCTGCTAACGTAGGGCATGCATGGGACCTTCCGCCAAACACATTTGGTGCGGCATATGCTAAGTTTATGGGATCCAGGAACTTCTCTCCTGATGACAGGCCACCTGTCAGGTTCATGGAAACAGAAGAAATAGCCTATGTTGCAACACGCGCCCGTGAAGTGCACGACTTCTGGCACACCCTGTTTGACCTACCTACCAATTTGATTGGCGAATCAGCATTGAAGGTCATAGAATTTGAGCAGATGCTTCTCCCCATGTGCGCCCTATCTGTTGCAGGGGGGACTGCCCGATTCAGCCGAAGTCAGAGGAATTTGTTCTACCAGCATTACTTCCCTTGGGCTCTACGTGCAGGCGTGAGATGCACTGATCTGATGTGTGTGTATTATGAGCGCCATTTTGATGAGGACTTGGAAGATGTTCGTCGGATATGGGGAATTGTTCCTGCTCCTCCTCCCCCGCTACGTGCAGCCTGA
- the LOC130995904 gene encoding putative methylesterase 11, chloroplastic gives MGNSIACFSLSKSPAKELLPPWIAPSAPHRRSRKSTSSSSSSPAKKTSDLLDESYIKQQAQIASMLYHHHLQNNGADLLLHLDRSVSTKNPPPSSSSKKLPRRSRSVSSSTPLSSLHLPNLQDAAKNDGQEKKHFVLVHGGGFGAWCWYKIIALLKEAKCEVDAIDLTGSGANFCDVTSIKTIPQYAKPLIDFLANLADDKEVILVGHDLGGACISYAMEMSPSKVSRAVFVAATMLSNGQSALDVFSKQSGLTEMNQRAQKFVYANGEKQPPTAMDYDKSLLEDFLFNRTPSKDVALASVSMRAVPFAPVTEKLCLSAEKYGSVPRFYVKTDDDFAIPEPLQEAMIQSDPPKQVFQLKGTDHSPFFSKPQALLRLLLEISNIPQVRQGKQD, from the exons ATGGGAAATTCTATTGCATGCTTCTCTCTCTCGAAATCTCCAGCAAAGGAGCTTCTCCCTCCATGGATTGCCCCCTCGGCTCCCCACAGAAGATCAAGAAAATCGACATCGTCGTCGTCTTCTTCCCCGGCCAAGAAAACCTCGGACTTGTTGGACGAATCCTATATTAAGCAGCAAGCTCAGATTGCTTCCATGCTCTACCACCATCACTTGCAAAACAATGGAGCTGATCTTCTTCTCCACTTAGACCGCTCCGTTTCCACCAAGAATCCACCTCCTTCTTCCTCTTCCAAGAAGCTTCCTAGGCGATCACGCTCTGTTTCCAGTTCTACCCCTCTCTCTTCTTTACACCTCCCTAATCTCCAG GATGCTGCAAAAAATGATGGTCAAGAGAAGAAGCATTTTGTGCTGGTTCATGGTGGAGGTTTTGGGGCATGGTGTTGGTACAAAATCATAGCCCTTTTGAAAGAAGCCAAATGTGAAGTTGATGCCATAGACCTCACTGGCTCTGGGGCTAACTTTTGTGACGTAACTTCCATCAAAACTATACCTCAATATGCCAAACCTCTCATTGATTTCCTAGCAAATCTTGCTGATGACAAAGAG GTGATTTTGGTTGGGCATGATTTAGGTGGAGCTTGTATATCTTATGCAATGGAGATGAGTCCTAGCAAAGTTTCAAGAGCTGTGTTTGTTGCTGCAACTATGCTGAGCAATGGCCAGAGTGCCCTTGATGTCTTCTCCAAACAG TCGGGCTTAACTGAGATGAACCAACGTGCTCAGAAGTTCGTATATGCAAACGGGGAGAAACAGCCGCCAACTGCCATGGACTATGACAAATCCCTGCTCGAAGATTTCTTGTTCAACCGGACTCCATCAAAG GATGTGGCATTAGCATCAGTATCCATGAGGGCTGTGCCGTTTGCACCAGTGACAGAGAAGCTCTGCCTTTCTGCAGAAAAGTATGGTTCTGTCCCAAGATTTTATGTCAAGACAGACGACGATTTCGCCATTCCTGAACCACTGCAGGAGGCGATGATACAGTCGGATCCACCTAAGCAAGTCTTTCAGCTCAAAGGCACGGATCATTCGCCTTTTTTCTCGAAGCCTCAGGCACTGCTCAGGCTTCTATTAGAGATATCAAACATCCCACAAGTAAGGCAGGGGAAGCAGGATTAG
- the LOC130995905 gene encoding UDP-glucuronic acid decarboxylase 6, which translates to MANQASNGGNHVTTKPPPEPSPLRKAKFFQANMRILVTGGAGFIGSHLVDKLMQNEKNEVIVVDNYFTGSKDNLKQWIGHPRFELIRHDVTEPLLVEVDQIYHLACPASPIFYKYNPVKTIKTNVIGTLNMLGLAKRVGARILLTSTSEVYGDPLVHPQTEDYWGNVNPIGVRSCYDEGKRVAETLMFDYHRQHGIEIRIARIFNTYGPRMNIDDGRVVSNFLAQAIRDEALTVQLPGTQTRSFCYVSDMVDGLIRLMEGNNTGPINIGNPGEFTMTELAETVKEMINPNVKIITVDNTPDDPRQRKPNITKANELLGWEPKIKLRDGIPLMEEDFRKRLGILRKN; encoded by the exons ATGGCTAATCAAGCATCGAACGGAGGCAACCATGTGACCACCAAGCCACCTCCCGAGCCTTCGCCTCTGAGAAAAGCCAAATTCTTCCAG GCAAACATGAGAATTTTGGTAACTGGTGGAGCTGGATTCATCGGTTCTCACTTGGTCGATAAGCTGATGCAGAATGAGAAAAACGAA GTGATTGTTGTGGACAACTACTTCACTGGATCAAAGGACAACCTAAAGCAATGGATTGGCCATCCACGATTTGAGCTTATTCGACATG ATGTCACAGAGCCTTTACTAGTTGAAGTTGATCAGATATACCATCTCGCTTGCCCTGCTTCCCCGATTTTCTATAAATACAATCCTGTTAAG ACGATAAAGACTAATGTGATTGGAACACTAAACATGTTGGGACTTGCCAAGAGAGTAGGAGCAAG AATTTTGTTGACCTCGACATCAGAGGTCTATGGTGATCCACTGGTTCACCCTCAGACCGAAGACTACTGGGGCAATGTGAACCCTATAG GAGTTAGAAGTTGTTATGATGAGGGGAAAAGAGTAGCAGAAACTTTGATGTTTGATTATCACAGACAACATGGAATTG AGATACGGATTGCAAGGATCTTCAACACTTATGGACCCCGAATGAACATTGATGATGGTCGTGTTGTGAGCAATTTCTTGGCTCAAGCAATACG TGATGAAGCTTTGACAGTTCAGTTACCAGGAACTCAAACAAGGAGCTTTTGTTATGTTTCTGATATG GTTGACGGTCTTATAAGACTGATGGAAGGAAACAATACCGGGCCAATCAACATCGGCAATCCGG GTGAATTTACAATGACAGAGCTAGCAGAAACTGTGAAGGag ATGATCAATCCGAATGTGAAAATCATAACCGTTGACAACACTCCAGatgatcctcgccagaggaagccTAACATCACAAAGGCCAACGAGCTGTTGGGCTGGGAGCCGAAGATCAAGTTGCGCGATGGCATTCCTCTTATGGAGGAAGATTTTCGCAAGAGGCTGGGAATTCTGAGAAAGAACTGA